The sequence below is a genomic window from Halosolutus gelatinilyticus.
TCAAAATGGCCGTTCGACGCTTGAATGCTTGTAAGACGAAAAATTTCGAGTGTGAGTAAAACAACGAATACGCCTGCTAGTAATACCATCGTCGTCAGTAGTCCGAGGTGGGTACTGGTTACTGCGAGAATTAGTACGATACCAACACCAACGAACCTTGTTGCAATCGTTGACCGGGGAAGGGCATGGAGGCCCGCCCACTGAATAATCGTTACTGTGGCGAGAAATCCAGCGATACTCCCGAAGAGAATAAGTCGGCTAGCACCCTCAAATTCGTGACCCTCTGCACCTGCAATGATAGTGGTCTCGATACCGATTCCGAACGCAGTGATACAGGCAAATACGGGAAGGTGCCCGTAGCCATAGAGGCTCCATCGTATGACCCCGAACCAATCGCTTCGAACGAATCGATTGACGATATCGTTATCGGAATATGCGAAGTAGAGCCACCAAAAACTAACTGCGATCAAAAATCCCGCGATACCGATTATTGCGGGTACGGTCTGCCAATTCGTATCGGCCGTCCCTGACGCTACGCCAAGGATTGCTTCGCCTAAGACGACGATGGTAAACAGACCGAATCGCTCGTCCATATGAGAACGTTGAGCAGGCACATCCTCGAGTATCATGTAGACGATCGACGTCCAGGAAATTTCGATGACGAGTCCGGCCGCCCAAAGTCCGTACGTTAGTGGAGGTGGAATCGCCAAGGATACGGCCCAAAACATAATCCCGATCATGTAACCGATCGACAGTATCGTCGCGAGCTCACGCGCTTCGGGTACTATTCGACTGACGATCAAATAGAGCCCTGTATTCAGTAGCCGGAGTAGGATATAGAAGATAGCGAACGCTGTTGCGCCGCCATGAAGGGCATCAGAGAACGTGAACGACCAGACAATCACACCGAGCATTACAGTGATCGAGGCAAGCGGATAAATCACGTCGTTCTGGTCAAAAACATCGCCATAGTAACTGTGTGCTCCCCATACCCACCAAACAGGGATGAACAGTACTACGAATTCGACGATCCCATTGGCCGTCAAGGAGTCTGCAAGAATACGACCAAGTTCGGCAACGGCAACGACGAACACCAGATCGAAGAACAGCTCCAACCACGTCGCGTGGCGGTCCGGAATTGGGGTCCGATCGTGAAGTGCGGGAGCAGATACCAGTTGGAGCCAGTTTTTACTCATTCTGTATTCTAGCCCGTCATTCGTAATGTGCCTCTCTCTAGAATCAATAGAGATTTTTGTTCCGGTTTGCGTTCATTCAGTGAGTGCCTTGGCAAGATATCCGTCGATGGATTACACATTGTGGACCACCAATCAGCACTCTGGGGGAACTTATTATTCTCTGAGGATTTCAACAAGGCCGATCGATTCAACGGAACGGGGAGCGGTCATCCGACGATTCTGGTCCCGCAACGCGTTCAGATCCCCGCGTTGTGCAGTCGTGTCTGAAAGACCGCTGCCCCGTAAACGCCATCGCGGCATCCACCTTTTTCCGTTCGGGTTCACTCACTACCCGCGGGTCGCTCCGTTCCCCGCTCATTTTCCGCGGCGCGTGGCGCCGCGCGCCGTTCGCTCACCACTCACGAAAAAATCTGGACCAAAAAAGACCGTTCGCTCGTTTCACTCGCTCACGGTCGTTAGTCGTGACGGAAAGACCGCTGCCCCGTAAACGCCATCGCGATGCCGTGTTCGTTCGCGGCCGCGATCACGTCGTCGTCGTTGACCGAGCCACCGGGCTGGACGACCGCCTCGATACCCGCCTTCGCGGCCTCCTCGATGCCGTCGGGGAACGGGAAGAAGGCGTCGGAGGCCATGACGGCGCCGTCGGCGTCCTTGCCCTCGGCGTGCTCGTCGGCTTTCATCGCCGCGAGTCGGACCGCGTCCACGCGGGACACCTGTCCCATGCCGATGCCGACCGTTTCGGTGCCCGTCGCGAAGAGAATGCCGTTCGACTTGACGTGCTTGAGCGTCCGCCACGCGAACACCATCGACTCGAGTTCTTCGCCGGTGGGTTCGCGCTCCGTGACGACCTCGAGGTCGTCGACGTCGATCGACTGCAGGTCGCGCTCCTGGACGAGTCGGCCGCCGACGATCGGCTTCTCGGTGAAGCGATCGGTTCGCTCTCCCAGTTCGCCCACGTCGAGCACGCGCAGATTCTTCTTCTCGCGGAGGACGTCGAGGGCGTCGTCGGTGTAACCGGGGGCGACGACGACCTCTTTGAACGAGTCGACGATCAGTTCCGCGGTCGCGGCGTCGCACTCCCGGTTGACGGCGACGATCCCGCCGAACGCGCTCATCGGATCGGTCGAAAGCGCCTTCTCGTAGGCCTCGGCGATCGAGTCCGCCGTCGCACAGCCCGCGGGGTTGGTGTGCTTGATGACCGCCGCGGCGGGCTCGTCGAACTCCGTGATCAGGTTCAGCGCGCCGTCGGCGTCGTTGTAGTTGTTGTACGACAGCGCCTTCGCGCCCTCGTTCAACTGGTCGGCGTGGACGACGCTGGCCTCGTCGCAGGTGTAGTCGGCGTAGACCGCGGCGTCCTGGTGGGGGTTCTCCCCGTAGCGGAGGGTGTCGATCCGATCGCTCGAGACGAGTCGGCGGGCCGGAAGGCCGCCTCGCGGCTTCGCCGCTCGACCATCCGAGGCGCGTGGCGCCTCGCTGTCGTCGTGGTCGTCATCCTCGGTACTCGCGACGTCCGCGTCGACGGTCACCTCGCCCGCCTCGCGATCGACGCCGACGGCGCCCTCGGCGAACCACTTTACCGCTCGTGGATACGCGCGGAACTCGCCCTCGTAGAGGACGCGCTCTTTGAGCGCCTCCGCGTCGTCACCCTCGTAGACCGGGATCGGTTCCTGGGTGACGATCGGGCCGACGTCGACTTCCGACTCGACGACCTCGCCCTCCTCGTCGGTCGCGTCGGTGACGACGTGGACCGTACAGCCCGTGACCGAGACGCCCGCCGCGAGGGCGTCGCCCCAGGCGTCCATGCCGGGGAACGACGGCAGCAGCGACGGGTGGACGTTCAGCGTCGTCGGCTGGACGTCGAGGAACGCGTCCGAGAGGATGCGCATGTAGCCGTCCAGACAGACCAGGTCGTACGCGTAGTCATCGAGCGCCGCGTTGACGGCCTCCTCGTGCTCGCGGCGGCTCATGTCCTCCCCCAGCGGGACGACCTCGGTGGGAATACCTCGCTCGGCGGCGGCCTCCAGCACCGGCGCGTCCCCGCTGTTCGTCAGCACGACGGCGAGTTCCGCCCCGCCCGGCGCTCGATCGGCGATGTTCAACAGGTTGCGCCCTCGGTTGCCGGCCATCCCGGCGATTCGCGTCATGCGCGGATAGCCGCCCGCAAAGGGGAAAGTGGTTGCGGTCTCGACCGCCGATATATACACGTACGTGTATCAATTTGGCGATATTCTCGACCACGACCGTAGAAATATGCACGCTCGTGGCTCGGTCTTTCGATAACCCTTTTGCGCCCCGCTGGAAAGAGTCGCACAATGACCGAAACTGACGCCCTGTACGCCGTCTCGCCGCTAGACGGCCGCTACGCCGGCCGGACCGCGCCGCTGTCGCCGTACGCGAGCGAGGCTGCACTCATGCGCGCCCGCGTCCGCGTCGAAGTCGAGTACCTGATCGCCCTCGCGGATCTCGACGCGACGCCGCTTGCGATCGATATCGACGAACGCGAAGCCTTGCGCGGGTTGTACAAGCACTTCGCCGAGGAGGATGCCCGGCTGATAAAGAAACTGGAGACGGAGGGTCACGCCGGCTTCGACGCGACGAACCACGATGTCAAGGCCGTCGAGTACTTCGTCCGCCACCGGCTTTCCGAGGACAGTGACGCCTCGGCGTGGATCCACTTCGGACTGACCAGCGAGGACGTGAACAACCTCGCCCACCGGCTGCTCGTCCGCGACGCCGTAGACGAGGTACTCCTCCCGAAACTGTACGAGGTGCGGAAGTCCCTCGCCGACATGGCCCGCGACCACCGCGATCTCCCGATGCTCGCGCGAACGCACGGCCAACCCGCCACGCCGACGACGTTCGGCAAGGAGATGGCCGTCTACGCCGCGCGCCTCGGTCGCGCGACCGGACGCATTCGGCGGGCGACGGACGGTCTCCGCGGCAAACTCGGCGGTGCCTCCGGGACCTACGCCGCCCACGTCGCGGCCTACCCGGACGTCGACTGGCGGGCCTTCGCCGAGGACTTCGTCACCGGATTGGGCCTCGCGTTCGAGCCGCTCACGACGCAGGTCAACCCCTGCGACGACCTCGCGGCCCTGTTCGACGCGTTCCGCGGAGCCAACGACGTCCTGCTCGACCTCGACCTCGACGTGTGGCTCTACGTCTCCGATCGCTACCTCGGCCAGGAGGCCGTCGAGGGCGAAACGGGCTCGTCGACGATGCCCCACAAGGTCAACCCGATCGACTTCGAGAACAGCGAGGGGAACCTCTCGAAGGCCAACTCCGATCTGACCTTCCTCGCCGACTACGTCACGACCTCGCGGCTCCAGCGCGACCTCTCGGATTCGACCGTCAAGCGCAACATCGGCGCGGCGTTCGCCCACTGCTTGATCGGCTACGGGAAGACCGCCACCGGCCTCGAGAAGGTCGTCCCGACCGAGGCGGTCATGCGCGAGGAACTCGAAAACACGCCCGAGATCATCGGCGAAGCCGTCCAGACTATCCTCCGACGCGAGGGCCAAGAAGACGCCTACGAGCGCGTCAAGGCCGTCACCCGCGGCCGGGAGGTTACGATCGAGGACTTTCGATCGATGTTCGACGAACTCGACGTCGACGAGGACGTCCGCGAGGAACTGCACGCGCTCACGCCGACCGGATATACCGGCGTCGCGAGCGAGCTGGTCGACGATCTCACGTAAGCGCGATCCGTCTTCCTCCGGTATTCGTGGACAGTCCGGTCTCCGCGTCGTCCGCTTCCGGTCCCCTCGTGTACTTCGATCGAAAAAACGAAGCTGCTGTTATCCGGATAACACCAATATTATTATATTATCATCTCGCTTTACTCGAATCGATGGCCGCAAAAACGAGGGCGGCGGCTCGCTGCGAGACGTGCGGTCGCGCGTTCGCCGTTTGGCAAACGTCTGATGGGCGGATCATCCCGATCGGGAACGTGGCGGGATGTCCCTGCGGCGAAGGGAATTTTCAGTTGCTGGCGTCGAACGCCGCATAACTCGCCGCCCCACTTTTCCGCGTTCACGCCGTACCCCGGATATGTCCGCGACGCAGGAAGCGGTCCTCGCGATGGAAGCGCTGGGATTGACGGAGTACGAGGCGCGGTGCTTCGTCGCGCTGACTCGGATATCGAACGGGACGGCGAAGGAAGTCGGCCAGGTTGCGGATATTCCTCGATCGCGGGTGTACGACACGATCGAAGGGCTCGAACGAAGGGGGCTCGTCGAGATCCAGCAATCCGATCCGCGGGAGTTCAAAGCCGTACCGATCGAGATGGCAGTACGCCGGATCCGCGAGGACTACGATTCTCGGATAAACGCCGCGGAAAACGCGTTACAACAGGTGGAAGAGCCGGAAACCGATGACGACGAGGGGATGTGGGCGATCACCCAGCCGGACCACGTAACCGAGCGCATCGAACTCTTTCTGGACGCCGCCGAAGACGAGATTCATTACGTCATCGTGACCGAGGAGGTGGTCGAACGATCGATCCTTACACACCTCGACCAGGCTGCTAATCGAGGCGTCGAGGTCGTCGTCGAAGTTTCGACCGACGATCTCGGAGAGCGCCTTCGCGAAGCGGTACCCGACGCGGACGTCGTCGTGGCGAGCGACCTGGAAACGACGAATCCGGTGTACGGGGAGTGGCCCGGCCAACTGCTCATGGTCGACAATCGATCGGTCGTCGCAGCGGGCATCGAAGAGACGGATCTGCCCGACGTAACCCAGGAACTCGCGGTCTGGACGTACGGACGCGACCACGGATTTGCCGTCTGGATACGCGAGCTATTGAACGATCGTCACGAGAAACTGTCAGCGCAATAAAACCCTCGTACGCGCCGCTTCGATCGGCGTCCGAACGGGGAATCGCTCGTCCGCATCGAGCGACGAGTCCCGTCCGCAACCCCCGTCCAGAACCGCACAGCAACCCAGGTCGTCGCGACTCGGACCGGCTACGCCTCGAAAGCTCGCACGTTCTCCGGTTCGATCGAGATGATGACCCGCTCCGTCTGGATCGGGTTCGGGTACTCGTCTTCGCCCATGTACCGCTTGGCCAGTTCGTCGATGTGTTCGCGGGCGTTCTCTGTCGTGATCTCGTCGACCTCGCCCGTCACGGAGAGCATTCGATACGGATTGTCGGGATCGACCATGCTCACTGCGACCCGCGAATCGTTGCGAGCGTTCTTCTCCTTGCGCCGATCGCGTTCGGTGTTGACGAGCAGCCGATCGGCGTCGGCGTCGTAGTCGATCCACACCGGCGTCACGTGGGGCGCACCGTTCGGCAACAGGGTGGAGATGTGCGCGAACGTCTGCTTTTCGAACAGGTTCTGGAAGTCGTCCGGGATCGATGCCATACCTGAACTGAACCATCGCGGTACTAATTCGCGTGCCCTTACGTTGCAACTTGCGAGAACGGCGGGTTCCGGCCCGATCGGAACCGCGGACCGGCGTCGTCCCGGGAAGCGCGGTGATCGGCGGTGCAGCGGGCGCCAACCGAATCCGGAGACCTATCACTTATCACTTATCCTGACTGAGAGGCGAGCATGACGGTCCCGCGACTCGTCCACGTCGCCGACCTCGAGACGATCTACGACGACCCGGAACGGGTTGGCCGATTGGCCGGCGCGGTGCGCGCGCGGCGCGACGATCGGACGCTCGTCGTCGGCGCCGGCGACACGACGGCGCTGGGTGCGCTCGCGTTCGTCAGCGAGGAGGGCCGCGAACTCGCCCGGCCGCTGTACGAGACGATCGATCCCGACGCCGACGTCCTCGGGAACCACGAGTTCGACTACGGCGCGGATCGGGCCGCCGCGTGGGTGCGGACGACGCCGGGACGCCACCTCCTCGCGAACGTCGAGGGACTTCCGGACGGCGCGACGACGCCGAGTGCGGTTGTCGAGGTCGCTGACGCGCGAATCGGCCTCGTCGGCGTCACCGATCCCAGAACCGCCGAGATATCCGGGATCGACCTCGACGTCGAATTCACCGATCCGGTGACGGCCGTTCGCGCGGCGAGCGATCGGCTTCGGTCCCGCGGCTGCGAGCGGGTCGTCGTCCTTTCGCACTGCGGGCCGCTCGATTCGACGATCGCTGCGGAGACCAATGCGGACATCGTCCTCGGCGGCCACGACCACGAGCGCGTCCGTGAACGGGTCGACGGCACGCTCGTCGCGCGCACCGAGGGCGGACAGGCGGGTGCGTTCCAGGTCGTCCGCCTGACCGATCCGCCCGCGGTCGAGGTGTGTGCGATCGACGACGAACCCCGCCACGAACGGATCGAATCGGCCTACCGCGAGCGCTACGACGCCACCGGACTCGCCGACGTCGTGACGACGCTGCCGGAGCCGATCGATCGCGCGACGACGGCGCGGACGGTCGCTCGCGCGTACCGGGAGCGTGGAACTGCCGCCGTCGGTCTCGTGGCTCGAGGGTCCGTCCGCGACGGGCTCCCCGGGGACGTCACGCGCGGAGACGTCATCGGCGTCGTTCCGTTCGGTTCCATGCTACACGTCCACCGCGTCGACGGTCGGACGATGGCGGCGATCGTCGATCGCGGCACGGGGCTGGACCACGAGACGGCGGGGGAGATCGTGGCCGACGGCCCGTCGCGATCGACCGACGGCGGCGCGCTCGTCGAGGGCGAGCCGATCGATCCGGACGGCTCCTACCGCGTCGGCTGTATGAGCTACCTGACGGCGGTCGACGCGATCCCCGAACTCGATTCCGACACGCTCGTCGAGGATCGCGGGCCGCAACACGAGCACGTGCTGGCGTATCTGGAGGGTGAGGGATCGATCGCGGAGCGCTCAACCCGGCGGTAGCTCCGTTACCGATCGAGGTTCCGCGTGAAGACGTGGCTCGCGCGATCCATGGCGACGCGCTCCTCGTAGAACCGGTGGGCCTCTTCGCGCTGTACCCCCGACGACAGGGCGATTTTCTCACATCCCATCCCCTCGGCCCACTCCACGAGGTGCTCGAAGAGGCGCCTTCCGTACCCCTCCGATCGGTGGTCGGCGTCGGTGATCAACTCGCATACCCACAGGTGCCGCCCGTAGTACATGTTGACCGAGACGTCGACGCCCGCGAGCGCGACGAGTTCGTCGTCCGAAAACAGGCCGAACAGCCGGTACCCGTTCTCGGTCATCCGATCGAGGTAGTCGAGGTACGCCGCCTCGTCGAGGTGCGTTCGCAACTGTCGCATCACGGGAAAGGCGCCGATCCACTCGGCTCTGGACGTCAACTCTCGAACCGTCGGCTCAGTCATACCTCCTCCCCCGCCGGGACGGACGATAGTGTTCTCGATCGAGGCGATCGAAACGGCGGTCGCCGGGAACGCGCTACTCGACGATCGCCGCGAGCGTCTCTTCGAGCGCCGCGGCCGCGGCCTCGACGTCCGCGACGCGGACGTACTCCCGGGGGGCGTGGGCGACGGCGCCCTCGTCGTCGGCCAGCACGCCGGGGCCGAAGACGACCGTCGGCGCGTCCGCCGCGAAGTAGGAGGCCTCCGTCGCCGCGGTGAACGGACGGACGTCGCTCTCCGCGGCCTCGGCGAGCAGACTCACGACCGGCGCGTCGGGATCGGTGTCCCAGGCCTCGAGAAACGGCGTCGGCCGATCGGTAAAGCTGAACTCGACGCCGACGTCCTCGGGAACGGTCGTCCGCAGGTGCTCTGTCAGCGCCTCGCGGAACGCCTCGCCCGTCTCCGGAGGGACGCTACGCCGATCGATCGTCAGCCTGCAGTCGGCCGGCACCTGGTTGGTCGACTCCCCGCCTTCGACGACGGTCGGCGTGAGCGTCGCAGCGCCGAGTTGCGGGTGTGTCGGCGGCGCATCGGCGCGCTCGTCGAAGGTTCGGGTCGCCTTCAGCGCGGGCTCGAGCGCCGCGATCACGTTCGTTCCCGACTGCGGCTCGGCGGCGTGGGCGTTCGCGCCGGTGAGGCGAACCGTCCCCTGAAATCGCCCCTTCGCCGCCGTGCAGACGTCGAGACCGGTCGGTTCGCCGACGATCACAGCGTCCGCGCCCGCGGCGATCGATTCGTCGCCGGAGACGAGCGCGTACGCGCCGGTCGAGAGCACTTCCTCGTCGGGAGTGATGGCGAGCGTCACTCGTCCCCGGGACGGATCGATCGCGAAGAAGGCCGCGAGCATCGCCGCGAGCGGCCCCTTCGCGTCGCAGGAGCCGCGTCCGCGGATGACGTCCGCGGCGATTTCGTCGCCGTCACCCGTCTCGCCGTCAGGCCCGCCGCCGTCGCGCTCGAACGGGACGTGCGGCGAGACAGTGTCGATGTGGGTATTCAAAACGACGTGCGCGTCGGCGTTCGCCGGTCCGCGGCGCGCGATCACGTTCCCGTCGTCGTCGACCCGCGGCGCGACGCCCTGCGCTTCGAGCGTCTGGCAGAGGAACTCGCGCATCGGCCCCACGCCATCGTTCGAGGGGTGCCGGACGGCCGTCTCGAGGAAGGCGATCGGATCGAACGGCCGATCGGCCGCGCGCTCGCTCGCGTACTCGTCCGTCTCGGCGTCAGAACCAGTACCGGCGTCGGCGGTGGAATCGCGTCCCGTCACTGTTCTCGAGTCACGTTCTGGTCGGCGATTCGATCGTCATCTCGCCGTCGAACTCGTGTTCGACGGGGCCGGCGAGCGTCGCGTGGCCGCGTTCGTTGAAGCTCACCCGCAGGGTGCCGCCCGGCGGCCGGACGCGGACGGGGTCCGCGTCGGTGAGCCCGAGTCGCCGCGCGACGACGGCGATCGCGACCGCGCCGGTGCCACAGGAGTCCGTCTCGCCCTCCACGCCGCGCTCGTAGGTGCGCTGGAAGAAGCCGCCGTCGCCGTCCGGGCTGGCCACCGTGACGTTCGTCCCGCGGGGAAAGACGTCCGCGTGGCGCACCGGCGGTGCGGCCGCCCCGAGGTCGACCTCGTCGACGTCGTCGACGAACGCGACGGCGTGGGGGACGCCGGTGTTGACCATCGTTACCTCGAGGCCCTCGATCTCGGTCTCGAAGACCTGCTCGTCGGCCTCGACGGGGACCTTCTCGGGGTCGAACGTCGGCGACCCCATCTCGATGACGATGTCGTCCGCGTCCGACCGATCGGCCCGCAGGGTCCCCGCCTGAGTGTCGATCATCACGCTGTCGGAGCCCGTCCGCTCCATCGCCCACTCGGCGGCACACCGGGCGCCGTTGCCGCACATCGGCGCCGTGGCGCCGTCCGGCTGGACCAGCGTCATCACGACGCGCGGCGGGGTGAACCCCTCCTCGAGCGCGAGAAAGAGGACGCCGTCGGCACCGACGCCGTCGTCTCGATCGCACTCGCGTTCCGCGAGCGCGCCCCTGTCGGGGACGGCTTCGTCCGCGTGGATGATTACGAAGTCGTTGCCGGTGCCGTGGTACTTCTGGAATGGGACGGTCATCGTGCTATCGTTCCTCGTGGTCGTTATCGCTCTCTCGGTTCGTTCGCGCGGTCGCGTCTCCCGCGCCGTGCGCGTCGGGCTCCAGGCGGGTCACGTCGTCGAACGTCTCCCGACGCCGGGAGAGTCGCGCCGCGTCGCCGTCGAGGACGATCGAGGCGGGCCGGGGACGCGAGTTGTACTGGGTGGCCATCTCGTAGCCGTACGCGCCGGCGTTGCCGATCGCGAGGACGTCCCCGCGCTCGCTCTTGGGCAGTTCGCGGTCCGCACAGAAGACGTCGCTGCTCTCGCAGATCGGGCCGCTGATCGTCTGCGGGGTCGTTCCGCGTGCCGGCGCCGCCGCGGACTCGGCCGGTGCGGTGTCCGCCGTCAGATTTCGGATCGGGTGGTAGGAGCCGTACATCGCGGGTCGAATCAGCGTCGTCATCCCTGCGTCGACGCCGACGGCGGTCGTCTCCCGGGCGTCCTTGACGGTGTTGACTTCGGTCAGCAGGACGCCGGCGTCGGCGACGAGATACCGGCCCGGCTCGATCGTCAGCGCCGCGTCGATCCCGCCGATCGCCTCGCGTGTCGCCTCGGCGACGGCCTCCAGATCGAGCGGCTCCTCGTCCTCGTGGTAGGGGACGCCGAAGCCGCCGCCGACGTCGACGAACTCGAGGCCGTCGCCGTCGAGTTCCCGGTTCACGTCTCTCGCCAGGTCACCCATCCGCGAGACGAACTTCCGGTGGGCCTCCAACTGGTCGCTCGAGACGCCGGAGCCGACGTGGGCGTGGATTCCGACCACGTCGATACCACGACCGGCGGCGTCCGAGAGGACCTCGACGGCGCGCTCGATCGGCACGCCGAACTTCGGTTCGGCGCCCGTCTCTACTTTCTCGTGGTGGCCGGCGCCGATGCCGGTGTTGACCCGAAGACAGAGCCGGCCGTCGTAGCCGCGATCGGCGAGGCGATCGATCGTGTCCTCGGCCCCGGCGGTGATCGTCAGGTCGGGGTGGTCCGCCCAGGCGTCGACGATCCAGTCGAGGTCGCGAGCGGGCGGGTTGACCGCGGTGTAGTGGACGTCGGCGCCCGGCGCGCCGGCCTCGAGCGATCGCTTGACCTCGCCGGCAGAGGCGCACTCCAGCCCGGCGCCGGCCTCGTGGACCGCCGCGAGGACGCCCCGAACCGCGTTCGCCTTCACCGCGTACATGATCTCGGCGTCGGGAAACGCCACCTCGACGCGCCGGTGGTTCTCCCGGACGCGATCGAGGTCGAGGACGTACAGCGGCGAGCCGTAGTCGTCGACGAGCGCCTGCAGCCGATCGGCGTCCCAATCGTCGAGCCGCCGGACTGCGGGATTCTCGCCGCCACCGTCGCTGCCGTCACCGTCGGAACGTACGTTCGATCTCTCGCCGTCCGCGGACTCACTCACTCTCTCAGCACCTCCTCGCGTTCCGTCGCTTCGAGCGTCTCCGTTTCGAGGTCGGTCGCGACGACGGCAGGCTTGTACGCGCCACCGTCGAAGAGGTCGTGGCCGCTGATCGAGGACTCGACGAAGCGGGTAAACGCGCGCCGATCGGCCGGAAGCTCACCGTACAGTACTTCATCCTCGACGAGGTCGTAAACGGGGATTCGCGGCGTCAGCAGGGTGTTCTCGCCGACGACGCTGTTCTCCCCGACGACGAAGCCGCTGGTGACGCGGCAGCCGGCGCCGAGCGAGACGTCGTCTTCGACGATGACCGGCGCGTTTTCGACGGGTTCGAGGACGCCGCCGATCAGCGTGTTCGCCCCCAGCTTGACGTTTTCGCCGATCTGGGCGCAGGAGCCGACCGTGTCACAGGAGTCGACGAGCGTGCCGTCGCCGACGTAGGCGCCGATGTTGACGAACGCTGGGCTCATCAGGATGCAGTTCGAGCCGACGTGCGCGCCCTGGCGGACGACCGTACCGTCCGGCGTGTTGCGGCTGCTCCGATCGCCGTAGCCGCTCGTATCCGCCAGCGGGAGGACGTCGTTGTAGGTGACGCCACCGTGTTCGTACTGACCGATCGATCGGAGGCCGAAGTTGAGCAGGATGCCCTGCTTGACCCACTCGTTGGCCTCCCACGCGTCAGTGCGCTTCTCGGCGGCGCGGATCTCGCCGGCCTCGAGCGCGTCGAGGAACGCCTCGAGCGTCGCGTACTCGTCCTCGCCGGCCGAGTCAGCGCCGACTTCGCCGTCGTTATACTGTGTCCACAGTTGTTCGATTTCGTCCTGTAGTGCACTCATTCGCTGATCACGTCCGAAAACTCGTAACGCCTCGCCTTCCGTCCTGCGATCCAGACCGCCGCGTCGACCGCGCCGGCGGCGAAGACGCCCCGGTCCTCGGCGCGGTGGGTGAGCCGGACCTCCTCGTGATTGCCCGCGAGGACGATCTCGTGTTCGCCCGTAACGTTCCCGGCGCGGAGCGCGTGGACGCCGATCTCGGCACCGTCGCGCGGATCGTCACCCTCGCGGCCGTGGGTTCGGCCGCTGAAGTCGCCGTTGGCTTCGATCTCCTCAAGCAGCCGATTCGCGGTGCCGCTCGGCGCGTCGCGCTTCGCATTGTGGTGCGTTTCGACGAGTTCCACGTCGTAGCCCGGTAGGCTCCGCACCGCTTCGCCGACGACGTTCAACAGGGCCTGCACCCCGCGGGCGAAGTTCGGCGCGCGGAGGACGGGGATCTCGTCGCCCGCGGCGTCGATCGCCCCGCGTTGGTCCTCGTCGAACCCGGTCGTCCCCGTGACGAACGCGACGCCCGCGTCGGCGCACGATAGAGCGTAGTCGACGGCGGAGTCGGGGCCGGTGAAGTCGACGACGACCGTCGGTTCCCGATCGACCAGCAGCGAGTCGAACTCGGATGCCGGCTCGACGGCTACGCCGTCGACGGTCTCGTCGCCCGGATCGCGGTTGACGGCGAAGACGACCTCGCAGTCCTCGTGATCGGCCGCCGCGGCGATCACTTCCCGTCCCATCCGGCCCGTCGCGCCGGTGACGCCGAGCCGGACCGTCATCGATCGCCTCCCGCGTCGGCGCTCGCGACGGTCACGGACTCGTCTTCGAGGTCCGCGAGGACGCGTTCGAGGCCCTCCCGGTACTCGTCGGCGAGGCGGGTGAGCGGCGGGCGCAGGCGGGCGGGGCCGTAGCCGCGTATCTGCATGGCTTCCTTGACCGGGATGGGGTTGGTCTCGACGAACAGTTCCCTGAACAGGGGGCCGAGTTCGTGGTGGAGTTCGCGGGCCTGCTCGTAGTGGCCGTCGAGCGCCGCGCCGACCATCGCGCACGTGCGCTCGGGTTCGA
It includes:
- a CDS encoding 5'-nucleotidase C-terminal domain-containing protein; the encoded protein is MTVPRLVHVADLETIYDDPERVGRLAGAVRARRDDRTLVVGAGDTTALGALAFVSEEGRELARPLYETIDPDADVLGNHEFDYGADRAAAWVRTTPGRHLLANVEGLPDGATTPSAVVEVADARIGLVGVTDPRTAEISGIDLDVEFTDPVTAVRAASDRLRSRGCERVVVLSHCGPLDSTIAAETNADIVLGGHDHERVRERVDGTLVARTEGGQAGAFQVVRLTDPPAVEVCAIDDEPRHERIESAYRERYDATGLADVVTTLPEPIDRATTARTVARAYRERGTAAVGLVARGSVRDGLPGDVTRGDVIGVVPFGSMLHVHRVDGRTMAAIVDRGTGLDHETAGEIVADGPSRSTDGGALVEGEPIDPDGSYRVGCMSYLTAVDAIPELDSDTLVEDRGPQHEHVLAYLEGEGSIAERSTRR
- a CDS encoding GNAT family N-acetyltransferase codes for the protein MTEPTVRELTSRAEWIGAFPVMRQLRTHLDEAAYLDYLDRMTENGYRLFGLFSDDELVALAGVDVSVNMYYGRHLWVCELITDADHRSEGYGRRLFEHLVEWAEGMGCEKIALSSGVQREEAHRFYEERVAMDRASHVFTRNLDR
- a CDS encoding M20 family metallopeptidase, which produces MTGRDSTADAGTGSDAETDEYASERAADRPFDPIAFLETAVRHPSNDGVGPMREFLCQTLEAQGVAPRVDDDGNVIARRGPANADAHVVLNTHIDTVSPHVPFERDGGGPDGETGDGDEIAADVIRGRGSCDAKGPLAAMLAAFFAIDPSRGRVTLAITPDEEVLSTGAYALVSGDESIAAGADAVIVGEPTGLDVCTAAKGRFQGTVRLTGANAHAAEPQSGTNVIAALEPALKATRTFDERADAPPTHPQLGAATLTPTVVEGGESTNQVPADCRLTIDRRSVPPETGEAFREALTEHLRTTVPEDVGVEFSFTDRPTPFLEAWDTDPDAPVVSLLAEAAESDVRPFTAATEASYFAADAPTVVFGPGVLADDEGAVAHAPREYVRVADVEAAAAALEETLAAIVE
- the dapF gene encoding diaminopimelate epimerase: MTVPFQKYHGTGNDFVIIHADEAVPDRGALAERECDRDDGVGADGVLFLALEEGFTPPRVVMTLVQPDGATAPMCGNGARCAAEWAMERTGSDSVMIDTQAGTLRADRSDADDIVIEMGSPTFDPEKVPVEADEQVFETEIEGLEVTMVNTGVPHAVAFVDDVDEVDLGAAAPPVRHADVFPRGTNVTVASPDGDGGFFQRTYERGVEGETDSCGTGAVAIAVVARRLGLTDADPVRVRPPGGTLRVSFNERGHATLAGPVEHEFDGEMTIESPTRT
- the lysA gene encoding diaminopimelate decarboxylase, whose protein sequence is MQALVDDYGSPLYVLDLDRVRENHRRVEVAFPDAEIMYAVKANAVRGVLAAVHEAGAGLECASAGEVKRSLEAGAPGADVHYTAVNPPARDLDWIVDAWADHPDLTITAGAEDTIDRLADRGYDGRLCLRVNTGIGAGHHEKVETGAEPKFGVPIERAVEVLSDAAGRGIDVVGIHAHVGSGVSSDQLEAHRKFVSRMGDLARDVNRELDGDGLEFVDVGGGFGVPYHEDEEPLDLEAVAEATREAIGGIDAALTIEPGRYLVADAGVLLTEVNTVKDARETTAVGVDAGMTTLIRPAMYGSYHPIRNLTADTAPAESAAAPARGTTPQTISGPICESSDVFCADRELPKSERGDVLAIGNAGAYGYEMATQYNSRPRPASIVLDGDAARLSRRRETFDDVTRLEPDAHGAGDATARTNRESDNDHEER